One Paenibacillus sp. FSL W8-0186 genomic window carries:
- the cdaS gene encoding sporulation-specific diadenylate cyclase CdaS — MADPNCNSSSLKEHLAKRLHEISSLAQHNIELLNNENVCLVQQFENMRNMMTDIVESAASFYLKCYLSPYTSKYEDLTISVRNLSERKHGALIVVERQDPIESLIRSNIPIGGTLSHALIESIFYPGNPLHDGAVLVRSTTVVSAANVLPLSSIRVTDRKLGTRHRAAIGLTEQCDAIVLVVSEETGQASFAINGTLHPINVESG; from the coding sequence ATGGCCGATCCTAACTGCAATTCTTCCTCATTGAAAGAACATTTGGCAAAACGTCTCCATGAAATCTCTTCATTGGCGCAGCATAACATCGAACTATTGAACAATGAAAATGTATGCCTCGTTCAGCAGTTTGAAAATATGCGAAATATGATGACCGACATCGTGGAGAGCGCAGCGTCTTTTTATTTGAAATGTTATTTATCGCCTTACACGTCTAAATACGAGGATTTGACGATTAGCGTGCGGAATTTATCGGAACGCAAGCATGGCGCGCTCATCGTCGTGGAACGGCAAGATCCGATTGAATCGCTCATTCGCTCCAATATACCGATCGGCGGGACACTCTCCCATGCTCTGATCGAATCGATATTTTATCCCGGAAACCCGCTGCATGACGGCGCTGTGTTGGTTCGCTCCACAACGGTTGTGTCGGCTGCCAACGTGCTTCCCCTATCCAGCATCCGGGTAACGGACAGAAAATTGGGGACAAGGCACCGCGCGGCGATCGGACTGACGGAGCAGTGCGATGCTATCGTGCTTGTCGTATCTGAAGAAACCGGACAAGCTTCTTTTGCCATCAACGGGACCTTGCATCCCATTAATGTGGAGTCTGGCTGA
- a CDS encoding TetR/AcrR family transcriptional regulator C-terminal domain-containing protein has protein sequence MDRSSNEEVNLTMGAGRGKDRRVVRTRMVIMESFVAILQIREFTEISIIDIAERANINRSTFYAHFLDKEDLLQQMVDEKLDTLTEVLITSSGQGMYIPSPSDPDPLLLALFEHVFAHAAFYRVLLHRNLPGQLQAKWTDAIRNGFFCRISSLGLGQKLEVPLELLLDFIAFSTGGIIGKWLEDNCAYSPHHMALQVTRIAGFGMYPSMGMHR, from the coding sequence ATGGATCGATCATCAAATGAAGAGGTGAATTTGACTATGGGAGCTGGCCGGGGAAAGGATCGAAGAGTTGTGCGGACAAGGATGGTGATCATGGAGTCCTTTGTTGCCATCCTGCAAATTAGGGAGTTTACAGAGATTAGTATTATCGATATTGCGGAACGGGCGAATATTAACCGTTCTACTTTTTATGCGCATTTTTTGGATAAAGAAGACCTGCTGCAGCAAATGGTCGATGAAAAGCTGGATACCTTGACGGAGGTTCTGATAACGAGCTCAGGACAAGGCATGTACATCCCTTCGCCTTCCGATCCTGACCCTTTGCTGCTGGCACTATTTGAACATGTCTTCGCGCATGCTGCATTCTACCGCGTGCTGCTTCATCGAAATTTGCCTGGGCAATTACAGGCCAAATGGACGGATGCGATCCGGAATGGCTTTTTTTGCAGAATATCCAGTTTGGGGTTGGGACAAAAGCTTGAGGTGCCGCTTGAGCTGTTGCTGGACTTTATCGCTTTTTCTACTGGCGGAATCATCGGGAAATGGCTGGAAGACAACTGCGCCTACTCACCGCATCATATGGCACTGCAGGTTACGAGAATTGCCGGGTTTGGCATGTACCCCTCAATGGGCATGCATCGGTAG
- a CDS encoding glycoside hydrolase family 2 TIM barrel-domain containing protein: MNKKTLFNDGWEFAKSGLKTADHTGLSFEPVDIPHDWLIYNTLDLYENSIGWYRKKFTCAKEGKQLLLCFDGVYMDSSVYVNGQFVGEWKYGYSSFEHEITNAVIEGENEIIVKVVHQSPNSRWYSGAGIYRNVWLKERTANYIASDGVYISTKQLEHGWEVEIDTQLSLEQDVYLSHTIMGQGQIIAEIADHITAGAGPAILNQQKLTVEQPKLWSPEEPHLYQLITRLYPAVAGGEKPQSHATEVFETVSHAIGFRTIRLDPNEGFILNGVKIKLNGVCEHHDLGALGAAFNKTALRRRFIILKEMGANAIRTAHNMPAKELMELADEMGMLVVSEAFDMWERAKTPYDYARFFKDWAHRDVRSWVMRDRNHPSLIMWSIGNEIYDTHADERGQDITRMLMDAVLEFDPKQNGRVTIGSNYMPWENAQQCADIVKVAGYNYAEKYYKQHHKEHPDWIIYGSETASVVQSRGIYHFPFAKSILADDDEQCSALGNSSTSWGAKSAEACILAERDTPFSLGQFIWTGFDYIGEPTPYHTKSSYFGQIDTATFPKDSYYIYQSAWTDYRTKPMVHILPYWDFNPGQLIDVRVCSNAPRIELQFNGETIGRHDIDHEHGTELVGWWQIPYAPEELKAIAYDETGRIIATDVKSSFGDASKICLKADKDQLVANGTDLMFVEISMEDDKGHPVENANNRVHVEVTGAGRLIGLDNGDSTDYDPYKGRSRRLFSGKLMAIIAATLEAGEIHMKVTSQGLASQTAVFESHVDEDGVHAGISARTENEELPCAMGAANEIPLRKIELISEGGQQFDPSRREIVVRAQLNPAAVSYRDVEWSVVNDAGIESNIAKVEANGHEAIITALGDGEFRLRCMSKNGTDKIKLISQLEFTASGLGSAYKDPYKFISAGLYDYSKGEVSNGNERGVATSRDGETQVGFHEIDFGPYGSDTITISVFALSSEPYPLEIWEGMPGEEGSELLANVIYQKESQWNVYQEETYRLSKTLRGVTSICFVLRQKVHIKGFSFEAKNRAFEQNIAAHSDRIYGDTYTITDNSVEGIGNNVSLVFEQMDFGSEGATKLIICGRSPLDKNTIHIRFDSEEGESNQLVEFTHSAEYEERVFDIEKITGTCKVTFIFLPGSLFDFGWFRFVSQTPH, from the coding sequence CCAAGGAAGGCAAACAATTGCTGCTCTGCTTCGATGGCGTCTATATGGATTCCTCCGTTTATGTGAACGGGCAATTCGTAGGCGAATGGAAGTATGGATATTCTTCATTTGAGCATGAAATCACAAATGCCGTTATTGAAGGGGAAAATGAGATTATCGTTAAAGTCGTGCACCAGAGCCCTAACAGCAGATGGTACTCGGGAGCCGGTATATACCGGAATGTATGGCTGAAGGAAAGAACAGCCAATTACATTGCTTCCGATGGCGTATACATATCGACAAAGCAGTTAGAACACGGCTGGGAGGTAGAAATTGATACCCAGCTAAGTCTTGAGCAGGATGTCTATCTCTCGCATACGATCATGGGTCAAGGCCAGATCATCGCCGAGATTGCGGATCACATCACAGCAGGCGCCGGGCCAGCCATCCTTAACCAGCAGAAGCTAACGGTAGAGCAGCCTAAGCTGTGGAGCCCGGAAGAGCCACATTTGTACCAGCTCATAACCCGGCTATATCCTGCCGTAGCAGGCGGGGAGAAGCCGCAGAGCCATGCAACGGAAGTGTTTGAAACCGTTTCCCATGCTATCGGGTTTCGAACCATCCGCCTGGACCCTAATGAAGGATTCATATTAAACGGAGTCAAAATCAAGCTGAACGGGGTATGCGAGCACCATGATCTGGGCGCTTTGGGGGCGGCATTTAATAAGACCGCTCTGCGAAGAAGATTCATTATTCTGAAGGAAATGGGCGCTAATGCGATTCGCACGGCCCATAACATGCCTGCCAAAGAGCTGATGGAGCTGGCGGACGAGATGGGCATGCTTGTGGTCTCGGAAGCTTTTGATATGTGGGAAAGAGCGAAGACGCCATATGATTATGCCAGGTTCTTCAAGGATTGGGCACATCGGGACGTCCGCAGCTGGGTCATGCGGGACCGGAACCATCCGAGCCTGATCATGTGGAGCATCGGCAATGAGATTTATGATACCCATGCCGATGAACGAGGCCAGGACATCACTCGGATGCTGATGGACGCCGTATTGGAATTTGACCCGAAGCAGAATGGCAGGGTCACGATTGGCTCGAACTATATGCCATGGGAGAACGCACAGCAATGTGCCGATATCGTGAAGGTCGCAGGCTATAATTATGCGGAAAAATACTATAAACAGCACCACAAGGAGCATCCAGACTGGATCATTTACGGGAGTGAGACGGCTTCCGTCGTGCAAAGCCGGGGCATCTACCATTTTCCGTTTGCAAAATCCATACTTGCCGATGATGATGAGCAGTGCTCTGCACTCGGCAACAGCTCTACGAGCTGGGGAGCCAAATCGGCGGAAGCCTGCATTTTGGCTGAACGGGATACGCCTTTCTCACTAGGCCAGTTTATATGGACCGGATTCGACTATATCGGCGAACCGACGCCGTATCATACGAAGAGCTCATATTTTGGGCAGATTGATACGGCCACTTTTCCCAAAGATTCGTACTATATTTATCAGTCGGCTTGGACCGATTACAGAACGAAACCGATGGTGCACATCCTGCCATATTGGGATTTCAATCCGGGGCAATTGATCGACGTGCGGGTCTGCTCAAACGCGCCGAGAATCGAACTGCAGTTCAATGGCGAAACGATTGGCAGGCATGATATCGATCATGAGCATGGAACTGAACTTGTCGGCTGGTGGCAAATTCCTTATGCGCCAGAGGAATTGAAAGCCATCGCCTATGATGAGACAGGCCGGATCATAGCCACTGACGTCAAATCCTCATTCGGGGATGCAAGCAAAATCTGCTTAAAGGCGGATAAGGATCAGCTTGTAGCGAATGGCACGGATCTTATGTTTGTCGAAATTTCGATGGAGGACGACAAGGGCCATCCGGTAGAAAACGCCAATAACCGGGTACATGTCGAGGTTACGGGCGCAGGCAGGCTCATTGGGCTCGATAACGGAGACAGTACGGACTATGATCCATATAAGGGCCGAAGCCGCAGGCTGTTTAGCGGCAAGCTCATGGCGATCATCGCTGCGACCCTGGAGGCCGGAGAGATTCATATGAAAGTAACCTCCCAGGGACTGGCCAGCCAAACAGCTGTCTTTGAATCCCATGTGGACGAAGACGGAGTCCATGCCGGGATAAGCGCCCGAACAGAGAATGAAGAGCTGCCTTGCGCCATGGGAGCTGCAAATGAAATACCGCTCCGCAAAATCGAATTGATCAGCGAGGGTGGACAACAGTTTGATCCGTCCAGACGGGAAATCGTGGTCAGGGCTCAGCTAAATCCAGCAGCAGTTTCGTACCGTGATGTCGAATGGTCCGTCGTTAATGACGCGGGCATTGAGTCCAATATTGCGAAAGTGGAGGCGAATGGGCATGAAGCGATAATCACCGCTCTTGGAGACGGAGAATTCAGGCTGCGCTGCATGAGCAAGAACGGTACGGACAAAATTAAGCTCATATCCCAGTTGGAGTTTACGGCAAGCGGACTTGGTTCGGCCTATAAGGATCCGTATAAATTCATTTCTGCCGGGCTCTATGATTATAGCAAAGGCGAGGTCAGCAATGGAAATGAACGGGGCGTAGCTACGAGCAGGGACGGCGAGACCCAGGTTGGCTTCCATGAGATCGACTTTGGGCCGTATGGTTCAGATACGATTACGATTTCAGTCTTTGCCCTGTCGAGCGAGCCGTATCCCTTGGAAATTTGGGAAGGTATGCCGGGAGAGGAAGGCAGCGAGCTTCTTGCCAACGTCATTTATCAGAAAGAGAGCCAGTGGAACGTGTACCAGGAGGAGACGTATCGTCTTTCCAAGACGCTTCGCGGGGTGACCTCGATCTGCTTCGTGCTGCGGCAGAAGGTGCATATCAAGGGGTTTTCTTTTGAAGCGAAGAACAGAGCATTTGAGCAAAATATCGCCGCCCATAGCGACCGTATTTACGGCGATACGTATACCATCACAGATAACAGCGTCGAAGGCATCGGCAATAACGTCTCCCTGGTATTCGAGCAGATGGACTTTGGCAGTGAAGGGGCGACGAAACTCATCATTTGCGGCCGTTCGCCGCTGGACAAGAATACGATTCATATCCGGTTTGACTCGGAGGAGGGCGAGAGCAATCAGCTCGTCGAGTTCACGCATTCCGCAGAATACGAAGAGCGGGTATTCGATATCGAGAAAATTACCGGAACGTGCAAGGTGACCTTCATTTTCCTTCCGGGCAGCCTGTTTGACTTCGGCTGGTTCCGGTTTGTCAGCCAGACTCCACATTAA
- a CDS encoding 4-hydroxyphenylacetate 3-hydroxylase N-terminal domain-containing protein, translated as MRGDKFIASLDDGRSVWLEGSRIKHIAGHPAFAGTLQTIKSLFDMLDAPDLREQVGYELPGTSCYAHSSFLVPYTLKELKKRSTAFSRWSAETHGMMSRLSDYARSIVTGWYAAREELGQLDPAFKDKIAAYYEQARDNDLFLTTAIIDPQIDRSSGLEDERIAERFLHVVRESSEGIVVRGAKMIATGAPYSHDFIIFSFLQFESTQRKHAHVLIVPADSAGLHIVCRESFADSRERNHPLSARYDEMDAVLFFDDVLIPWERVLLYGDPEKVLALRANETVNGLAFHQNAVRFVAKLEFVTGITFAVADSIGVTGFLHIQEKLGELLIQADVIKALIASAEARASPDGAGVYVPDLNLIETARNLGTRYYPRAIEILQQIGGGGFVQTPSDVEDFYGPISGLMHRYFEGANVSAEKKVELFKLAWELIGSPLGARHQLYERFYAGDPVRGLANHYLRSNKEAWTEPIWRLLQDNSKGGDRKVK; from the coding sequence ATGCGAGGCGATAAATTTATAGCAAGTCTCGATGACGGGCGCAGCGTATGGCTGGAGGGGAGCCGGATCAAGCACATTGCCGGGCATCCAGCTTTTGCAGGGACATTACAAACGATCAAATCGCTGTTTGATATGCTTGACGCCCCCGATCTCCGGGAGCAAGTTGGCTATGAGCTTCCGGGGACATCCTGCTATGCCCATAGCTCGTTTCTTGTCCCTTATACGCTTAAAGAGCTGAAAAAACGCAGCACTGCGTTCTCCCGCTGGTCGGCAGAGACTCACGGAATGATGAGCCGGCTATCCGATTATGCGCGTTCAATCGTTACAGGCTGGTACGCTGCACGAGAGGAACTGGGACAGCTGGATCCCGCTTTCAAAGACAAGATAGCCGCCTACTACGAGCAGGCGCGGGATAACGATTTATTTCTGACGACGGCGATCATCGATCCGCAAATCGATCGGTCCAGCGGGCTTGAGGATGAACGAATCGCCGAGCGATTTCTGCATGTGGTGCGGGAGAGCTCGGAAGGCATCGTCGTTCGGGGAGCAAAGATGATCGCTACGGGAGCACCGTACAGCCATGACTTTATTATTTTTTCTTTTTTACAGTTTGAATCCACGCAACGGAAGCATGCCCATGTACTGATCGTACCCGCCGACTCCGCCGGGCTGCACATCGTATGCCGGGAATCCTTCGCGGACTCCCGGGAGAGGAATCATCCGCTCAGCGCCCGTTACGATGAGATGGATGCCGTACTGTTCTTCGATGATGTGCTCATTCCTTGGGAAAGAGTGCTGTTGTACGGAGATCCGGAAAAGGTTCTTGCGCTCCGGGCAAATGAGACCGTAAACGGATTAGCTTTTCATCAGAATGCCGTCCGGTTCGTTGCTAAGCTGGAGTTTGTTACGGGCATTACGTTTGCCGTTGCTGATTCGATCGGGGTAACGGGGTTTCTTCACATTCAAGAAAAGCTGGGGGAACTGCTGATCCAAGCCGATGTCATCAAAGCACTGATTGCCTCCGCGGAGGCAAGGGCTTCGCCCGATGGGGCGGGCGTTTATGTGCCGGATTTGAACCTGATCGAAACAGCCAGAAACCTCGGGACGCGTTACTATCCCAGGGCCATCGAAATATTGCAGCAGATAGGGGGCGGTGGATTCGTGCAAACTCCTTCGGATGTCGAGGATTTTTACGGTCCGATCTCAGGGCTGATGCATCGGTATTTCGAAGGTGCGAACGTGAGCGCCGAGAAGAAAGTAGAGCTGTTTAAGCTGGCATGGGAACTGATCGGCAGTCCACTGGGAGCCCGGCACCAGCTGTATGAGCGGTTCTATGCAGGAGATCCCGTACGGGGGTTGGCGAATCATTATCTCCGCTCTAATAAGGAAGCATGGACTGAGCCGATTTGGAGGCTGCTGCAGGACAATAGCAAGGGAGGAGATCGCAAAGTTAAGTGA
- the sfnG gene encoding dimethylsulfone monooxygenase SfnG, whose protein sequence is MTMKFAYWVPNVSGGLVISKIPQKTGWSFRDNERYARIAENNGFEYALLQTRFIASYGAENQLEAIALASALAAVTNKIKLIAAVLPGLWHPGTIAKAVSTIDQISQGRAAVNIVSGWFKGEFHGFGEPWLDHDERYRRSEEFIRVLKQLWHEEVTSFRGDFYRINEAPHKPKPQVIPPVFQGGNSAAARQMAARVSDWYFMNGNTIEGFRGQIEEVSRLALAKGRMLNFGANAFVIVRDTEEEARQVLRDIIAYADPEAVEGFRSQVQFAGKASPEQEGMWANSDFADLVQYNDGFKTGLIGTPEQVADRIIALKRIGVNLILTGFLHYDEDLQAFGAKVIPLVREKEAALLDSAVN, encoded by the coding sequence TTGACCATGAAATTTGCTTACTGGGTCCCGAATGTCAGCGGAGGGCTGGTCATTTCCAAGATCCCGCAAAAAACGGGGTGGTCCTTCCGGGACAATGAAAGGTATGCCCGAATAGCCGAAAACAACGGGTTTGAGTATGCGCTGCTGCAAACGAGATTTATCGCCAGCTATGGGGCGGAAAATCAGCTCGAAGCGATAGCGCTCGCATCCGCGCTTGCGGCAGTAACTAACAAAATCAAGCTGATTGCCGCTGTACTGCCGGGCTTGTGGCATCCCGGCACGATTGCGAAAGCCGTTTCTACGATCGACCAGATCAGCCAAGGCCGGGCTGCCGTGAATATCGTCAGCGGCTGGTTCAAGGGCGAATTTCACGGTTTTGGCGAACCTTGGCTGGATCATGACGAGCGTTACCGCCGATCGGAGGAATTTATCCGTGTCCTGAAGCAGCTCTGGCATGAAGAGGTTACGAGCTTTCGCGGTGACTTTTACCGGATAAACGAGGCGCCGCATAAGCCGAAACCCCAGGTTATTCCGCCTGTCTTTCAAGGGGGCAATTCCGCAGCCGCCCGGCAGATGGCAGCAAGAGTGTCCGATTGGTATTTCATGAATGGCAATACAATAGAAGGCTTTCGCGGGCAGATCGAGGAGGTATCCAGGCTGGCCCTCGCGAAGGGGCGCATGTTGAATTTCGGAGCAAACGCGTTCGTAATCGTCAGGGATACCGAGGAAGAGGCCCGCCAGGTACTGAGGGACATCATTGCCTATGCCGATCCTGAGGCGGTTGAGGGTTTTCGGAGCCAGGTGCAGTTTGCCGGAAAAGCTTCTCCAGAGCAGGAGGGGATGTGGGCCAATTCGGATTTTGCGGATCTCGTCCAGTATAATGACGGGTTTAAGACGGGGTTGATCGGGACACCCGAGCAAGTGGCCGATCGCATTATTGCATTGAAGCGCATCGGGGTCAACCTCATATTAACCGGTTTCTTGCATTATGACGAAGACCTGCAGGCCTTTGGAGCGAAGGTCATTCCGCTCGTCAGGGAGAA